TTGATATCTTCGATTTCTTGTGGGCCAAAAAGTTCTCTTAAAATAAGAAAACCTCTTTCGTTGAATTCTTTAATTTGATCAATGGATATATCGTTTCTTTTCATACATCCATTATACGTGTGAGAATTGGTGGGAATAAATAGAAAATTATGGGGAAAAAAATTCTTCCCCCATATTAATAACTTAGCGTGAGAACTATAAAAGAATATTCAACATTCTTCGAAGTGGCTCAGCTGCACCCCAAAGAAGTTGGTCACCAGAAGTAAATACATTCAGATATTCAGGTCCAAGGTTCATCTTACGAACACGACCAACAACTGTTTTAAGTGTTCCCGTAACATATCGAGGGTTAAGTTTTTCTCTCGTCGCTTCAGGTGTATTTTCAACAAACTCAACCCAAGGGTTTGATTCTCTGATAATTGTCTCTATCTCATCAAGAGGAATATCTTTTTTAAGCTTGATCGTTAATGCTTGAGAGTGACATCTTAATGCTCCAACGCGAACACAAGTTCCGTCGATTGGGATTTGATTATTTTCTCGTCCTAAAATTTTATTTGTTTCTGAAACAGCTTTCCATTCTTCTTTTGTTTGCCCATTGTCCAGTGGCACATCAATCCAAGGAATCAGATTAAGAGCTAATGGAACGCCAAAGCACTCGCTATTTACTTCATTTGATCTTAGAAGCGAGCTTAAAGTACTATCGAGCTCTAGGATATTCCCGTCCATGAGTGGTTTTGCTGTTTCTCCAATTTGTCCCATCTGCGTAATAAGCTCTTTCATATGACGGGCACCACCACCTGATGCTGCTTGATATGTCATTGATGTCATCCACTCAACAAGATCGGCCTTAAAGAGTCCCCCAACACCCATAAGCATTAGAGACACTGTACAATTCCCGCCAACAAAGTCTTTTACTCCAGACTCGATTGCTTTTTCAATAACGTCCATATTGACTGGATCGAGGATAATGACAGCATCCTTGTCCATACGAAGCGCTGAGGCGGCATCAATCCAATATCCTTGCCACTTATGAGTTCTAAGTTTTGGATGAACTTCTTTTGTATAATCTCCACCTTGACATGAAATGATGATATCCATCTCACTTAGGGCCTCAACACTGAAAGCATCAGCAAGTGGCTTGGCCGTTCCAAGAATTTCTGGTCCAGTCTCTCCGGCCTGAGATGTCGAAAAAAATGTCGCATCGATTTTATTAAAATCACCTTCGGCTAACATTCTCTCGATTAATACAGAACCTACCATTCCTCTTTGACCGATAATACCAACTTTTTTCATAATGCTGAGTGCTCCTGAATATATTTTTTAAGAATATTCTTATTTATTTGATTTAAATTGACTACAAAATATTGCCAAGGCTTATTTATTCTTCTATCGTTTATGTGAACCAAAGAGGTGCAAGAGCGTAGTTAGAGTGTTGAAGATCGTGAACAGGTCATTGAAAACACTTAGAGGACGAACTTGCCGAAACGGCCAGACAATGTTCACAGCACGGCCGTTGGGGTTTAGGGTGGAAGCCTTAAACACTGTCATCTTAACGGATTTATAGGATGGAGCACTTTGGGGACGATTAGGCATGATGCATCTTTGTGTTTTTCAACAAGACTAATCTCCCAAATTGCCATTAACAATTATTATATTGAAAGGATTTTTCTCTATGAGCGAAAAAGTTATTGTTTCAAAATTTGGTGGTAGTTCAATGGCCGATCTTACGGCAATGAAGAGAAGTGCTCAGATTTCAGCTGACCAAAAAGCTAATATCGTAGTTGTCTCAGCTGTCTATGGTGTGACAAATCTTCTTATTGATGCAAGTAAGGCCGCATGTAGCGACACTTGGGAAAATACATTGAAAGTTATTTCTCAAATTGAACAAAAACATTATTCAATCTTAGAAGAAATGAAAGCTGATACGACTGTATTTGAAGACGTCAGATCTCTGCTTTCTGAGGTAAGAACCCTTACGCAAGGGATGAACCTTTTGAAAGAATGCTCTCCACGCGCATATGATTCACTCCTAAGTCTTGGAGAAAGACTTTCTTCAACAATTTTTACTCAGGTCTGTAAAGAAATCTTCTCTGGTCCTGAAGTAAAGTTTTTTGATATTAGAACTGTAATGAAAACAAGCGATGATTTTGGAAAAGCAATTCCAAATATCGCACTTATTTCAAAACTTAGTGAAAAACACCTTAACGATTGTAAAAACGGTAGCGTCGTCTATATTACACAAGGATTCATTGGATCGACTGAAGATTCGATGACAACAGTGCTTGGACGAGGTGGAAGTGACTACTCTGCTGCACTAATTGCAGAAGGCATCAAGGCAGACATTCTCCAAATTTGGACTGATGTTGCAGGAATCGCGACAACAGATCCACGTCTTGTACCTGAAGCGAAATTACTAGATGAGATTACATACTCAGAAGCAGCAGAGTTAGCTACTTTCGGAGCTAAAATTCTGCATCCAACAACTTTAACTCCGGCCCTTAGAGCTAATGTTCAAGTATTTGTAGGGTCAAGCTATGAACCAGAAAAAAATGGAACATGGATCAAGACTAAAACAGAGAGCTCTCCGTTAATCAGAGCAATGGCAAAGAGAGATGACCAAATCATCATGACGCTTTCAACGCCAAAAATGCTTCATTCTCATGGATTCCTTTTTGAGATTTTCAAAGTTTTTAACGAACACAAAATTTCTATTGATTCGATTACGACTTCTGAAATTTCGGTGGCCTTAACTCTTGATGATTCAAATAGATTAAATAAGAAACTTATAGATCAGTTATCGTCTCTTTGTGATGTGAAGATAGAAGAGAATCTAACGCTTGTTTCTCTGATTGGAAATGAGATCAATCACACGCCAAAACTAGCACAACGAATTTTTCAAAGTATCGATGATATTAACGTAAGAATGATTTGCCTTGGGGCAAGTAAACATAATTTCTGTTTCTTAGTTGCAAAAGATCAAGCGACAGAATGTATTAAAAGACTTCACAGAGAATTTATTAAATGAAAATAGCACTGCTTGGAAAAGGAAAAACAGGATCAAAAGTTATTGAGATTTTGAGTGAGTCTAACTCCCCTCACACCCTGACAATTTTTGACTCTAAGAATACACCAACTAAAAGCAATCTTGCAGGCCATGATGTAATCCTCAGTTTTTTAACTGGGGAAGTTTTTGTTCAATATATTGAGATAATATCTCAGACAGGAATCCCCGTAGTTACAGGCTCTACTGGTTTCGAATGGAACGAAGAAAGAATGAGCCTAGTCAAGAATTCGAACTCTCCATGGATTCATTCAAATAACTTTTCACTTGGAATGACAGTTGTTAAGAAAATTATTTCTCTTCTTGGGAAGGCCTCAAAACTCTTTCCTGAAGTGGATTTCAAGATACATGAAGTTCATCATACAAAAAAACTAGATGCGCCATCGGGCACTGCTAACGCTTGGGGACAATGGCTAGACCGCCCAGTTGAAATAACAAGTGATCGCATTGGAGATGTCATTGGTGTTCATGAGCTAACGCTCTTAACTTCTAACGAAAAAATAACTTTAAAGCATCAAGCACTTGATAGAAAATTATTTGCTCAAGGAGCAATTTGGGCATGCGAGAAAATCGTAAGTTTAAGGCCAGGGCTACATGACTTTTCAAATGTTACATTAAATACCCTTTTGGAGGATTAAAATGGATATTAACTCAACACCACTTTGGACAGCAGTTATTACACCGATGAAAGAAAATGGTTCAGTAGATTATGATTCACTAGAACGCGTTCTACAAGCGCAAGACGAAGCAGGCAATGGAATCCTTATTCTTGGTAGTACAGGTGAAGCTCTAAATATTGATGATGACGAAGCAAAAGAAGTTTTAAATTTTGCTATTAATTTCAAAAAGAGTGTTCCTCTAATGTGTGGAATCGGTGGAATTAATCTTAGTCGAATGAGAGCTTGGACAGAGTATCTTAATACTCTTGCTATTGATTGCTACCTTGTTGTAACACCTCTCTACGCAAAACCAGGTGATGAAGGACAATACCAATGGTTTAAAGCTCTCCTCGATACTGCAACTAAACCTTGTATGCTTTACAACGTCCCAGGTAGAACGGGAAAAGAAATGTCATTAGCAGCGGTTGAAAGACTAAATACTCATCCAAACTTCTGGGCGATCAAGGAAGCTTCTGGTTCAGTTGAAAAATTTAAGGCCTATGTTAAAGCAGCTGGTTTTGGTCGAGTTTATAGTGGTGATGATGGTATGCTTCCACAATATAGTGAGCATGGTGCAAAAGGTCTTGTTTCAGTTGCTTCTAATGTCTGGCCAAAACAAACACATCTTTACACTAAGCTTTGTCTAGATAATAAACTTGAAGATAGAAAACTTTGGGAAACTGCAGCTGATACACTTTTTGTGTCTTCGAATCCAATTCCTGTAAAGTGGATTATGGCCCACACGGGCCAGATTGCAACTCCAACTCTAAGGGCACCACTTACACATTTAGACATGGTAAGAACAGAAGAAATAATCGCAGCAAATGAAGCTGTTTGTAACTGGTATAACAAGAATAGCTAAGGATTAAATATGGAATGGATGGAAGTACTAAAAAAACTCGAAACAGGTGAGCTCAGATCGGCAAATAAGATCGATGGTATTTGGCAAGCAAATGTCGAAGTA
The nucleotide sequence above comes from Bacteriovorax sp. Seq25_V. Encoded proteins:
- the asd gene encoding aspartate-semialdehyde dehydrogenase, with product MKKVGIIGQRGMVGSVLIERMLAEGDFNKIDATFFSTSQAGETGPEILGTAKPLADAFSVEALSEMDIIISCQGGDYTKEVHPKLRTHKWQGYWIDAASALRMDKDAVIILDPVNMDVIEKAIESGVKDFVGGNCTVSLMLMGVGGLFKADLVEWMTSMTYQAASGGGARHMKELITQMGQIGETAKPLMDGNILELDSTLSSLLRSNEVNSECFGVPLALNLIPWIDVPLDNGQTKEEWKAVSETNKILGRENNQIPIDGTCVRVGALRCHSQALTIKLKKDIPLDEIETIIRESNPWVEFVENTPEATREKLNPRYVTGTLKTVVGRVRKMNLGPEYLNVFTSGDQLLWGAAEPLRRMLNILL
- the lysC gene encoding lysine-sensitive aspartokinase 3; this encodes MSEKVIVSKFGGSSMADLTAMKRSAQISADQKANIVVVSAVYGVTNLLIDASKAACSDTWENTLKVISQIEQKHYSILEEMKADTTVFEDVRSLLSEVRTLTQGMNLLKECSPRAYDSLLSLGERLSSTIFTQVCKEIFSGPEVKFFDIRTVMKTSDDFGKAIPNIALISKLSEKHLNDCKNGSVVYITQGFIGSTEDSMTTVLGRGGSDYSAALIAEGIKADILQIWTDVAGIATTDPRLVPEAKLLDEITYSEAAELATFGAKILHPTTLTPALRANVQVFVGSSYEPEKNGTWIKTKTESSPLIRAMAKRDDQIIMTLSTPKMLHSHGFLFEIFKVFNEHKISIDSITTSEISVALTLDDSNRLNKKLIDQLSSLCDVKIEENLTLVSLIGNEINHTPKLAQRIFQSIDDINVRMICLGASKHNFCFLVAKDQATECIKRLHREFIK
- a CDS encoding 4-hydroxy-tetrahydrodipicolinate reductase, with product MKIALLGKGKTGSKVIEILSESNSPHTLTIFDSKNTPTKSNLAGHDVILSFLTGEVFVQYIEIISQTGIPVVTGSTGFEWNEERMSLVKNSNSPWIHSNNFSLGMTVVKKIISLLGKASKLFPEVDFKIHEVHHTKKLDAPSGTANAWGQWLDRPVEITSDRIGDVIGVHELTLLTSNEKITLKHQALDRKLFAQGAIWACEKIVSLRPGLHDFSNVTLNTLLED
- the dapA gene encoding 4-hydroxy-tetrahydrodipicolinate synthase, which translates into the protein MDINSTPLWTAVITPMKENGSVDYDSLERVLQAQDEAGNGILILGSTGEALNIDDDEAKEVLNFAINFKKSVPLMCGIGGINLSRMRAWTEYLNTLAIDCYLVVTPLYAKPGDEGQYQWFKALLDTATKPCMLYNVPGRTGKEMSLAAVERLNTHPNFWAIKEASGSVEKFKAYVKAAGFGRVYSGDDGMLPQYSEHGAKGLVSVASNVWPKQTHLYTKLCLDNKLEDRKLWETAADTLFVSSNPIPVKWIMAHTGQIATPTLRAPLTHLDMVRTEEIIAANEAVCNWYNKNS